The sequence ACTGTAGCATTCGGCGGCATGGCTGGATGAATAATCTTCGTGAGAAGATAAAACAGTAATGAGTCGCCAAGCTGTAAAAAACCACCACCCTGGGGAACTACCGTGACTTTGGATAGGGCGATTCCGATAATCGTTATGGGAAGGGCGACGATGAAACCGGCAAGCGGCCCTGCCATTCCCACTCGTAAAAGAGAACTGCGTGACGGTACAATGGACTTCATCCTGATGATTGCTCCGAAGGTGCCGATAAAATGGAAAGGAATCGGAATGAAATAAGGGAGGGTCGTAATCATCCCGGCGTTTCTGGAAACAAAATAATGGCCTAATTCATGGCAGGTGAGAATCGCCATTATCGAAAAAGAGAATACAACACCACCGGAAATACTGCCTGAATTCAAATAACCGGCGAATATCGTTGAACCGATCGTGGCGATGAAAAGAATTATATTGAGCCAATATTTAGGTTTGTCCTCGACCTTTTTGAATATTCCGAAGCGGACAATATGTTTTTCATCCTCAATATCAAACAGGGGGGTATATTCAGTCTGAGAAAAATATTCTTTTATTTCCCGAATTGTCCGCTCAAGCGGAGCAGCGAGCACACCTTTAACCGCGGTCATCATCGGTTCGTTTGTCACTTCTTCAATCGACATTTTATACTGAAGAAAATCCAGTATCTCTTCGACTTCAGTAAACATATCAATCCTCTTTATGAGTAACGGATTCAACCATTTCTTTTAAGATGCAGCAACAAAAGAAGAATGTCTGACGGACCGATACCCTGAATTCTCGATGCCTGGTCGAGATTCACCGGTTTTACATCATTCAATTTACTCTTCGCTTCATTCGACAATCCTTTGATTTCCGAATAACTGAAATTCCTGGGAATGCGCACCCTTTCAAGTTCTTGAAGGCGTTCGATCAACTCTTCTTCCCTTTTTATATAACCTTCATATTTTGTTTCGATCTCCAGGCGCCGTCCGACATCTGCCGTGAATTCCAACCCGCCCATCTGCATGATATCCTGATAGTGAATACCCGGCCTTTTAAGGAGTTGAAAAAGGGTCTGGCCGCCGCGCTCTTCCGGTATCTCTTTCTCGTTTTTCGCTCGTAAAACAGGATTCGCGGTCTCCGGCTTAACAACGACGCTCTTGACCTTTTCCAGTGCCGCGTCGACCTCTTCTCTCTCTTTTTTGAACGGTTCATACTCCTCTGGTTTTATCAAACCGTATTTCACACCGTAATGCATCAATCGATCAGCTACATTATCAATGCGTAAAAGTAACCTGTGCTCTGCCAGGGAAGTAAACATCCGATACGGCTCCTCGGTATTCTTGGTGGTCAAATCATCTATAAGCACACCGATATACGCCTCATATCGTTTCAGGATAAAAGGCTTTTCATCACGCAGCTTAAGGACCGCATTAATGCCCGCCATAAATCCCTGGGCGGCGGCTTCTTCATACCCCGATGTGCCGTTTATCTGACCGGCGCAGAAAAGATTTTTCACTATTTTGGTCTCGAGACTCGGGTATAACTGAATGGGAAAAACAAAATCGTATTCCACGGCATAACCGGGACGGGTGATCTCCACATTCTCCAGGCCTTGAATTGTATGAAGCATTTCAATCTGAACATCATACGGCAGGGATGTTGCGAGGCCGTTAAGATAGAATTCACCGGAGCTGCGACCTTCAGGTTCGATAAAGACAAGATGCGAATCACGGTCCGCGAAACGGACGACCTTTGTCTCAATTGAAGGGCAATAACGCGGGCCCGTGCCGATGATCTTACCTGTATACAGAGGCGAACGATCAAGATTCTTCTTTATGATTTCATGCGTCCTGCGGTTTGTGTGGGTGATATAACAGGGTAGTTGTTCGGAAACCGATTCCCTGCTGCGGAATGAAAACAAGAAAGGCTCTTCATCACCATCCTGACGCCGTAGTTCAGAAGTATCAATACTGTTCTTGGCAATACGCGGTGAGGTGCCGGTCTTCAACCTGCCGAGCGCCAAACCGATCTTCTTTAAAGAATCACTCAAAGAAGAAGAATGTGCTTCGGCGAGTCTGCCTCCGGCAAAACTTTTCAAGCCGATATGCATCAATCCGTTGAGAAAAGTTCCGGTGGTGAGAATCACCACCTTTGCTTTATATTCATTGCTGATAGCGGTCCTTACTCCGTATATCATATCGTGTTCAACAAGAATTTCACTCACCTCTTC is a genomic window of candidate division WOR-3 bacterium containing:
- the mnmG gene encoding tRNA uridine-5-carboxymethylaminomethyl(34) synthesis enzyme MnmG — encoded protein: MGYEGRFDVIVVGGGHAGIEAALVPARLGYSVLLLTLNIDTIGQMSCNPSIGGLAKGHLVKEVDVLGGQIGILADQTAVQCRILNRSKGPAVWSPRSQNDRLQYKELARKVLEKEPNIIIKQEEVSEILVEHDMIYGVRTAISNEYKAKVVILTTGTFLNGLMHIGLKSFAGGRLAEAHSSSLSDSLKKIGLALGRLKTGTSPRIAKNSIDTSELRRQDGDEEPFLFSFRSRESVSEQLPCYITHTNRRTHEIIKKNLDRSPLYTGKIIGTGPRYCPSIETKVVRFADRDSHLVFIEPEGRSSGEFYLNGLATSLPYDVQIEMLHTIQGLENVEITRPGYAVEYDFVFPIQLYPSLETKIVKNLFCAGQINGTSGYEEAAAQGFMAGINAVLKLRDEKPFILKRYEAYIGVLIDDLTTKNTEEPYRMFTSLAEHRLLLRIDNVADRLMHYGVKYGLIKPEEYEPFKKEREEVDAALEKVKSVVVKPETANPVLRAKNEKEIPEERGGQTLFQLLKRPGIHYQDIMQMGGLEFTADVGRRLEIETKYEGYIKREEELIERLQELERVRIPRNFSYSEIKGLSNEAKSKLNDVKPVNLDQASRIQGIGPSDILLLLLHLKRNG
- a CDS encoding site-2 protease family protein, with amino-acid sequence MFTEVEEILDFLQYKMSIEEVTNEPMMTAVKGVLAAPLERTIREIKEYFSQTEYTPLFDIEDEKHIVRFGIFKKVEDKPKYWLNIILFIATIGSTIFAGYLNSGSISGGVVFSFSIMAILTCHELGHYFVSRNAGMITTLPYFIPIPFHFIGTFGAIIRMKSIVPSRSSLLRVGMAGPLAGFIVALPITIIGIALSKVTVVPQGGGFLQLGDSLLFYLLTKIIHPAMPPNATVLLHPMAFAGWLGLLVTSMNLIPVGQLDGGHIGYSLFLKKRRFMYIPIGAILVALGFLWFGWFIWGILAFFFARRDPIIQDAITPLSDREKRAALIPLFVLILSFVPQPFVYIP